The following is a genomic window from bacterium.
ATATATAAAATGTGTTATATAAACATTTTTTTATTAGAATGGTAAAATATAGTGCGGAGGTGTAGTATAAAAAGAATAATAAAAAAAATAATTAAGTCAATAGAGGATAAAAAAGGGACTGACTTAAAAGTTCTTGATGTAAGTAAATTAACATGGATATGTGATTATTTTATTATTGCTTCTGGTGAAACCACAATTCAAACAAAAGTTATTGCAGAAAATATTCTTGAAAAAATAAAAGAAAGGGTTATTTCTGTTGAAGGACTTGAAGATGGAAAGTGGATATTAATTGATTATGGAGAAATAATAATTCATATTTTTCTGACCGAAACAAGAAATTATTATAATCTTGATAAACTATGGGGAGATGCAGAAATAATTAAAGTTTAAATGAATTTATTTTTTCAATTACTTTATTAACAGAAATAGCCAGTGATTTTAAAAAGTCCTTTTTTCTTAATTTAATAAATTCAACTTTTTTCCCATCTGCGATATCGTTTAGTGTTTTTTCTATTCTATATAAAGGGCCT
Proteins encoded in this region:
- the rsfS gene encoding ribosome silencing factor, which codes for MRRCSIKRIIKKIIKSIEDKKGTDLKVLDVSKLTWICDYFIIASGETTIQTKVIAENILEKIKERVISVEGLEDGKWILIDYGEIIIHIFLTETRNYYNLDKLWGDAEIIKV